Part of the Sciurus carolinensis chromosome 7, mSciCar1.2, whole genome shotgun sequence genome, tgtaaaatatgtttttaatctaaaaatcaattttaagagtagatttatttagaaaattcttttcaAACATTAATGAGCTCCTGTACACATGAACACATTCTGGGACAGGCTGCTGCACGTTCCTCTTGCTGTAATCTTCAAGGTAATCTTACAGGATCCTCGCCAAAATTCAGAGATAATAAACCATTTTCTTGGATCCAGATTTAGAAGCAGACCATCCTGATTTGGAAATGTCAGGCTTTTCCACTCCTATATTCCCTGAGGTTTTGTGAGACTCTTCCTCCCCTGACACAGTTTGAGATGCTAGCTGAGCATGACACAGAAGGTCATTACAATTTAACTTTTGCGTTTTTCATCAGAAATTCATAAAATCAGATGTAGATATGAATCAAGATAGcaatttttattccataaatGCACCTGCATTTTCCAGTATGGGATAGGTCCTAGTACAGATTTTCCTATTAATTAATTCCAGAGAGAATATCCCCAGAAGTTTCTTGTTCTTTAATTACTCCTGCTTTTCCCTAAATATTTTGTGTAGTAATTGTAAGATGTAAAAAATCATTACAATAAAGGATTCTCCACTACAAAAATACATCTGTGCACAGCTGGAGATGCTTCCAGTCTACAGGAACTAGAAATTGGTactttctatttacttatttatttttaccatgaagttaatgaagataaaatttcaagtccccatggaagaattttaagtctgtaattcttttttctttaagaggGCTCCCAAGCTTATATAAATTTCAGAACCCAAAATACCTGAATCCTCCTGTCTCTATAGGAATTGTGCTATTGAATAGAATTAATCTCCATTAATTAATTGTGCTATTTTCAATAGCACAATGTGGATTTATAATTTGGAAAACTTTTGCTTTGGTTGCATCCAGTTTATGTGGTCTAGTTTTAACATCTGTGCCATTTTGGATGGGACAAAACATGAGGTATCTTGTTAAAAGAGAGGCCAGTAAGGACTCATACCTAACTTCAGCTACCAAAGACAATGTCTCAGCAAtaaacaacaattaaaaacatcaaattatGCTCCATATATGTTGTTGGTTCTGTTTTAATCCTGGTATAATGAGACTGCAGTTATGATATAGATTAAGGAGATATAGACTAGCAATATTCCTCACTAAGGAAAGTTAAGGATTCCAACAAATATTTCGGGGAATTTCTCCCTGGCCTTCACTTCCTGCTCTGTTCCCCACCATCACCTCTCGCTCTGACATTTGTGACTGGTAAGGATGTAAAGCTTACCCATCCCCTGACCTCAGGCTGAGCCAACGTATTTGCCTATTGGCCTTACCACCCTTTTGCACAGGaacctctgtctctctctccaacacctactcaCAGGGCTCAACATGGAGCCTGcactattattttcattcaattgTCAATAAAGACATAAGCATCACCTGAGTGCAACAACTTCTCAGAATCATCTGTGTTACTCAATAGCAAGCTgatgagaaggggaagaaaagccAGAGTTAAGACCTCAGAAGCATTACAGATGTGGAAGGTGAGTACTTAAAAATGGAAGTTGGTCCATACATCGTGAGAAATACAATTCAGTATTCAAAacatataatgtgtgtgtgtgtgtgtgtatacacacattcacacttaTCTTAGTGATATAAAAGTTGTCAAGGTTGAATTCATCTTTCACCAAGCTAGCACTTTAGTTAGCAAGAGAGAATTCTAAAAACATTCTTAAAGATAGGTGGAAGTTTTCACAGTGGTACTGATATTAGAGGGCAGGTTTCAAGTTGTCTAAAAACTTAattcattgaaaacaaaaactgaagattCCTTTGATGGAGAAAAGAAACTCAGATTTTGGTCTTTTTCTCTATCCAGGTATGGCCAGAGACAATGGCAAAATAAAGAGGATTGCTGGGGGATTCAAGAGCTCTTTTGTGACCTCACCAATGAAACCTCGGATCTGCAGGAGCCTTACTACGGGAGAGTGAGGATGGCCTCTGCTGGGAGCTACTCTGACTGGAGCGTGACACGGCGCTTCATTCCCTGGTGGGAAAGTGAGTTCTTCCCCTGCACTCTCTttgcctttgctctttctgccCCTGAACAGCTTTAGGGGCTTGGCCAGTTACCAGATGGAGTTCTAGCCCTGGTCTTAAGAGGGTTCTCTGAACAACCTAGGGATAGCTTCTGTTACCCTCATCTGATAGACCAGGAAACCAGGCTCAGTCTTTGCTCAAGTTCCCCAGCGTGGATTACTGGAGTCAGGATTCAAACCTGCTGCCTCTGACTGCAGAGACTTCGCTCTCACACGTTGCCAAATTGATGCTTCTATTGAAAAAAGTGTTTTTAGAGAGCAGAAAAGAAGTCATATTGTCCAGCCCTTCCCCAAAGAAGAGAGTTAAGTTCCTGAAAATGCCTAAAGTAGAAGACTTTTCTTTTGAGGAAATTAAGACTTTTCGACACTGCTCCAAAAGAAGAGACCAAAAGTGCTCTCTAGGAATCAATTTCTGGGTGCTGTTTATTCCTCTTTTAGTTTAATCATGATCACAGAATAATACATTATAATCTAAgatgtaaaatataaaagtagCCATTACCAACAAACCTTATATGAAATAttagaggaaagggagggagaaaatccAGAACTCTTAATGTACACATATTTTCTACATaacaagacaagaaagaaaacacaggcaTCTAATGCAATTCTCATAGTTGCAAACTCATGAAGCTgaagttaatatttataatttcttttcacattattgactcaatgtgcattttcttttccaCCATGAGGAGTCCTTTCGGTCTTTCTGGTATTAGCCTGACAATCTTACATTAGTTTTATCACTGAATCTTGAAGTCCTAAGAGGCACTCCAGGCATCCCCACCTGACCCCATTGTGCTCAAAACAACTTTATTTCCCCTAATCATCAGAATCAATCACCCTAGACAATACAAGgaactcattttcctttcattggCTGAGTATCACAAGAAGCTTCAAATGGTCAGGAGGCAGCCTCAGCTTCCAAGTCTTGAAATTATTCTTCTTGTAAACCACAAGAATTAAAGGTCAAGCCTACAGGAAACAAAAAAGGTCATGATTTGTTCACTGTATGCCACTCTCACTTCCACTTTTGTATATCCTACACCAGAAAGAAATAGCACCATATATTGATCACAGGCTTGAAGCTTATACCAATTCAAGTACCACCATACAAGATGTCTCTCAAACTGAGTTTTCAGTTGTCTATTTCACCTTCCTGTAAAGCCAGGGATTTCTAAGTGATGGAACGTAGAGTAAAGCCAAACATTCTCGAGGGTATGAGACTTTGGTTCACTTCTTTCATATTAGCAATTTCTTTGTGTTAAGCAATGTATATGATGGTGAATACGGCACTCACTACTTCCATGGGCATGTTGTGGGAGGGAGGAATATGTTGATAAAAAGCattaaagaagtaaagaaaaatcaaaagaaagaccAGTAAACCAGAAGTGTCTGTTCCAATGTACTTTTGTATTTTTCACCTTAGATTATAAAGTATGATTCTGTGATCATGATCTCTTAATCAGTTCAGGTTGGAAGAGaccaaaataaacaagtaaataaaggtCTACCTGCAGACAGGTGGCAGATGAGAACCACAGTGTGTCTCTGTTCAACACTGGTCTTTACGAGGAAGCTGTAGGGTCAGCACAACCTTTGTAAGAAGTTCATTTTGTGGAGTTTATATACCGATGCTCCTCACCTGGGTGATGGGGCTGTGTCCTAATAAACCCTTTGTAcgttgaaaatatcataaaaccGCATTTATTGCCCCTAACCTAACAATGGCTTGGCACTACGTCACATCATGGAGTGCTGTTTTGTTTCCCTTCGTGGTCCCAGGGCCCACGGGGAAGCACAGCTCCTAGACTGCTCAACATTTCACTAACaaggaaaaagagcaaatttcaaAATTTGGAGTACAAGTTCCGTTGAATTTGCATCACTTTCACGCCACTGGAAAGTCAAAAAATTGTAAGTCAAACCAGTATAAACCAAGGACTATCTGTACAGCCTCCATCCCTTCACACACCATTTTGTTCTTGAACCCATAGAGTAGTAATGATGGTTCATGGGGGAAATAGGCTGTCCCTCTGCCTtcctaggtttaaaaaaaaaaagttttattgagataaaatccATTCACATACCTTATAATTTACCCATATAACATATAAAATTCAAtggttttaatatattcacatatatgtataaacatcAACCACAGTACATTTTGGAACATTTGCgtcacctcaaaaagaaactcCATGTCCTCTGGCTATCACCTctctatctccccaacccctgagCTCTAAGCAATAACTGGTCTACATCCCAGCGCTACACAGCTGCCTGTCCAGGTGGAATCGTATGTGGTcttctgtgactggcttttttcactcagcaCAAAGCTCTCAAGGTTTATTTGTGTTGCAGCATGCATCGATCCTTCATTCCCTGGGTGGCCAGATGACACTCTCTCATGTGTGTGTACCACTTCTTATGCATCCGTTCCTcacttgatggacatttgggttgtttctaccttttggctattatgaatcctatgctataaacattcatgaatGCAAGTTTTCAtgtggaaatatatttttgtttctcttgtttataTATgaaggaatggaattgctggatcttGTAATAGCAGTATTTAACCACGTGAGGATCTGGAAGACCATACCAGTTTATgtcccatcagcagtgtatgaAGTTTCCAACTCCTTCATGGCCTTAGCAACACTTATCACATGTCATTTGATTTTAGTCATCCTAGTGGGTACGAAATAGTATCTCATGTGATTTTAACCTGATGATTAAAAAGGCTGAGCATCTTTCATGTGCCTAGGGGCCATTTATATATCTCCCTCACAGAGTTGTCCATTCAGATCCTTCAcccaatttttaatttgattatttgtctttttatttttgtactataagagtttgttatatattctggttatcagttctttatcagatacgtaattttcaaatatttttctctcattctgtaggttcttttcaATGTCCTAATGTTGTCATTTaaagcacaaaagtttttaacTTTGATGAAATACAGTTTATCTATTCTTATCTTGATTGCTTATGCTTTTGGTGCCAAACCTAAGAATACTTTGCCAAATCCAAGATAGTTACTGTTTACCCTATATCTACTTCTAAGCATTTTATAGTTTCAGCTCTTACATccaagtttttgattcattttgaattagtttttttaaatgatgtgagGTAAGGGGAattcaatgtcatttttttaatgcagCTATTCTGTcgttccagcatcatttgttgaaaagactagtGTACCCCCTTGAATGGTATTAGCACCTGTGTTGAAATATCAGTTGAAAAGTGTTTATTTCCAGactctctattctattccattggtttataGATGTATCATTTTGCCAGAACCATGCTGTCCTGGTAactgttgctttttattttgttttgaaattgggATGTGTGAGCCTTCCTCCCTTGTTCCCCACCCCCAAGATTATTTTGGTTATGATGGGTCCCTTGCAATTCCGTAGTCACGTAGACTTTCTTAAGACTTCCTTTCAGTAGATgctttttgctttgctttcatATAAACACCAAAATATTCTCATTCTAGATCTTAATactgataaaagaaaattactgaGATGCCCTAAATTTTAGTTACAAAGGTCCAGAGAatggaataaaggagaaaaaaggagaagttAATCAATATCAGGCTATAGgctgaaaagaacaaaatcacattcttgattgtagaTTAAAACCAATCCCATCAAGGCCAGCAGGTCTCCTGGGCCACTGTGTCCCATTTACCTGTACTCTTTCTGGACTATTTAACACCAATAAATCTAAAAGCAACAATTACTTTCTCGTGTGGATTGCCCTCCCATCCCAAAGCTATCTCCACTTCAAATAGTCCCACCCCCTTATCTATAACCAATGTGGGTTCAATTTAAACAGTACTTTCCTTCCCCCAAAGTTTACAAAAATACCCGTAGTTTTAGATTTGGCAGATATTTTCCACGTGCTACCTAACTTTACTACTGGTAATTGCAGGATTGTCCCAGATATTTTTTTGAGTAGCATCTATAATGATTCAACAAAGGCTCTTACTTCAGAGATCCCTTGGTGTCAAGAGTTCTGATCTAACAGCACTCAGGGGTTTATCCTTATACCTCTTCTAACTGGTGGGATCCAGTGAGGCCCAAATTAATTGAGTCATATCCAAAATGCTAGGTGCAATAGAATTCAGAACATGtctctttcttttgctgtgttttgctttttttgttgttttattgtatttatttattttttgtttttgtttttgttttccaactCTCCAATTAGCAGAAGGGAGAAACAGAAATTGAGCAAACCAATCCGTGGTCTCTGGTACTTTGTTTCTTAGGATAACTTGAAATTCAAGCCCAAGGCACTGACCTGTGATTCTCTGGTTGAGGAATAGATGGTTGCATGAGGAAGCTGGGGTATACCAGTTGAGGGGAATTTCAGAGTGGTTTTATTACTATAGTCAAGCCTAGAAACGGGTTCAAATCAAATTATTCATCAAACAATGCCTTCTCCAGTCTGATCCATTAGGCTATTCAGGTAAGAATAACAAAAGACATTGGTTGAGATGAGGGGAGATTTTGGCACAATTCTGTTTAAATTTGGGTGGTGTTAAGAAGGTAAGAAGGGTTTAGTTTCTTTCTATATGaccacatcaaaaaaaaaaaaaaaaagaagaataaaagaaagaaagaaaaaaaggaaagaaaaaagttttggaCAATGTTCTTTTAAAAGCCTTTTCATGCCACAGCCTAATAgatagaagaataagaaattcagTCTATAAAACAGTTAAAATTGGAACCCTTCTTGGGAAGTAATCTTGAGGAGCCTGCCCACTCGGCTCTCCTCATCCTACAACTTGGCTCTCTCCTCCCACAGCTCTTGAGTCTTTCTGAAAAACCTCTTTTGAAAAACATGCTTCTAGGATGGTAGGGCAACATGTTTGCAGAGCCTGTGATACAGGATAATGAGCCACCTGTATGCACTGGCTCACTGGAGACCTGTTTCTGAGTTGCAGGATATTATTTGAAGTTCTGATTCCTGGTGTCTGGAGACaaagcaagatttttaaaaaccttaggTTAAAAATAGCATTTGATGCTCAGTACAATTCAATATTATCTGTGTCGATTAAAAATGCATATGGACTTTTGGAATAGGCCTGATATTGTAATGAGGTAAACTACCATCAGATTAAAGAATCACCTCACCCCTTTGTTCATTCTGAAATTACTGCAGGTATTCTACTAAGGCATTTTACTGAGTTCCAGAGGAAATATGGCAACGGCAAAATAGAGGAGTCCCTTTCTTCCTAGAGCTTTCTGTTTAATAGGGAAGacagatattaataaaataatcacaCATTCATAAAACAATACTTGTGACAGGTGGTACAAGGGAAAGATGTACAGTGTTATGGAAGTCTAGCCAAGGAGGGACCTGGTCAGGGAGCTCAGGAAAAGCATCCTGGGAAATGACACTTGAGCTCATATCTAAAGAGAAATAGGGATTATCAGATAGACGGCTGGATAGAGCCTTCTAGGCAAAGGGAGCAGTATTTACAAAGACCCTGTGGCAGGAGGAAGCATAGCAaatataacatacatattttaatgtactcatatttatatgaatatacattcatataaatttatatataatatatttaattatatttattctgtAGCTTGAATTTATAATATTCACTCTGGAgcttatattttttatcattttaacagTATATTTTGATACACAGAAGTTCTTAACTTAGTGTAGTATAATTCATCAGTAATTTCCTTCATTGTTAGTACTTTGAGAGCCCACCTTCcccaaaagtattaaaatattctcCTATGTTAGCAAAtatcagcaaatattttctgcaaaGGATCAAACAAGAAATACCTTCCGCTCTGTGAGCCACATGTCTCTGTATTGCAATTACTCAGCTTTTCACTGTGGTGCAAAAGCACCCACAGACAGTTTGGGAATGAACAGGTTTGGCTCTGTTCCAATGAAACTTTACTTACAGAAACAAACAGGCCAAATTTGGTTTATAGGATGTAGTTGTGGAGAATTATTGCTTTAATCCAATAGACTTGATTTTGCAAATGAATTGTACAGAGAGATAAGATTCCCCCCCCAAATTGATCCTGTGTCACTTACTAAAAAAACTGAAGTTACTCCACTGAACTGCACCATGCACATAAATCAAACCATACCCAGTTGTGTTGTGTTGCCTCCACCAGGTTTCTGAGTGCAGTAGTGATCTGTCAGGATGCATAATGTGTCCAcatgtaaaatttcattttttgagtgGTTTGTcaaaatttctattctttctccaGTGAAAATAGATCCTCCAGTCATAAATATAACCCAAATAAATGGGTCTTCGTGGGTGGTACTCCACACTCCAAATTTGCCacataaagatgaaaaaggaaaaaatctatCAAAGGAAAATGACTACAGCTTACTATACCGAGTTTTTATGATTAACAATTCACTGAAAAAGGTAAGGTCAGATGAACAGATAAGTTTAATACTTTTTCGTTTTCACATAACTAACACATTGACTGTATTATGTTCCTCTCTCTTGCCACTCAtacctcttatttttccttattttttaaaattctttctcacTTTGACCTTCACTGAGAAGCAATGAGTGCTTGgatcaccatttgaaattgtgtgtgtgcatgtgtgtacatgtctgttgtttgtgtgtgagtgtgtgtgtgctttatgCCCTTTCACTCAACTTGACTCCACTTGGTCTTCCCTGAAAATCTAGAAATCGGTATTGACAATATTTAATTCCACTTGAATGCCACAAATGTTCCCTTTGATgggttttatatattttgtttacttgagTAGCTTTTCAATCAGAGCACAATATATTTGTACCAATTTTGCTATTAGAAAATCCTCACTGGTACCTTTTCTTGGATTTAGTGGTGAACTGAATGTTTCTTTTGGGGAGTCCATTTAAGATAGGATTACTTTGGTTATAAGGAAGAGGAATCCTGTTCAAATTCACTCAAATGCAAAAGCAGGGAGTTTTATTAGGAGGTAACAAGCAATCTCATGGACAGCCAGAAACAGGAAACCATTCTCCTCACTTCACAGTTTAAATTCTTGAAAAAGAGACTCTGTCAGTTGGGCAGTCCATCAACAGGCCTCAAGGAGGTCTCAGGTAGAAGCTGCTTGGCCACTGGACCAGTCCCTTTACCAAGTTGTAGCCCAGGACTCTGGGGAAAGAGGATGTGTCTAAGAAAGAACCCTACCACCTATCTACGAGCATGACCATGACAGCTTACTCAATTTAATACAGGTAGAGCAAATTGTGACTCGCTGAAAATCATGtatcatctaatttttttcttccccttgtaTTTAGGAGCAACAAGTATATGAAGGGGCTCGTGGGGTTGCTGAAATTGAAGCTCTCACACCTCACTCTGGTTACTGCGTAGTGGCTGAAATATATCTGCCCCTGTTAGACAGAAGTAGTCAGAGAAGTGAAGAGAGGTGTGTGGGAACCCCATAACTGGTTATGGAGTGGCTGCAGTATGGAAATCAAAGCTCTCTGAGAATGGGATGGCTCGTGTTTGAAGAATCTTATTGAAAGCGTTTTTTATGTCTTAAAGCAATGTTCACTGTTACATTTGAGGCacttattttgtttatccattctttctttctttatatttcactTGTGAACTTAATTTGACCAACACCCctcaaaaatgagaatttaaagaaGGTAAAGAATAAAGGACCCTATGAAATACAGAAACTTAGGTTTGATTGAAACATCCCAAAACAGCAAAAACTAGGAACCAAAGAATAATAGGCATTTAATAAAAgtgttgaattaattttttaaaacagaaatacagaCTGAGAGACCGTCCCGAAGAAGCATTTTTCACTCTGTTCAGTCAGTTAATTTGACAGATATGCCAATTTAAcacatttatatgaattttttctATACATTACTATTTGATAAAACCATACTTTTCCTatagttattttccattttgaaataattctactTAATGACCAAAATTTTAAGTCCTGTTCTGTGTAAATAAGaacagtttttgaaaaaaaatatgatttctgGATTAATATCTAGATTATCAACAATAACATCTAAACACCAAGGGAATCTCACTCTTTCCCCCATTTAACACATAGTTacattaaagattttctttttttgttttgttttggttttaacctTGTCGTCAAAGAATATATCTTTATTCTCAAAATTAGGTAGACAATTTCTCagccacaaagagaaaaaaatacttaactCACCATTTGGGCCACAACAATAGGTCAATCATCCTGGCAAAGGGTGCCTTGCTGGAGGCTTCTTCATCCTTTCTGGTGGAGGATCttatgaacaaatgttcaactGGGACTCTCTGGGGTCCACAGAAAGAACTTGGCTTGAATCTGAAAGCACACAGGTGGTGGTCAGTTTCTTTCGGATACTCTTGGAGATTATAAGGATAATCAGAGTCCTCCAACCACACCTCCCCACACTGTCCTCTAAAGACCTGTGGACTAAGGTTCAGTATAGTCATCTTCACTCCAGACTAAGTCCTTAAATGTGTTTAAGGTTGTCTACCTTGTGAGGTGTGAATCAGAGAACACTTGAATAATTCCCTATAAAAATTGTGTcgaatgtgatttaaaaatatgtaactgGTACTTCTGGTTATATACAACTAGTCACAATAATAAACGGattttaaattattcagaaaTGCATGGGGTGGAATAGAAGAGCAAGAGTTAGAGAACCAATTTCATTGCTTTCCCATATGGTCAGGAGACATTGACTTGAGCATAGACctagaaagtggaaaaaaaatgaattttatcactgtttttgaattatgaattttattttttatttttagcttatttcttggctttatttttgcctttaaacATTTGAGGGAATGTGAAGAAATAAGAGCAAGGGAGTAGGTGGGGAAAGGGATTGTTTGTGGCCAACAGCATTTAAGAGTATGAAATTCAGTAGTCCTGAAGGCTGACTTTCAACAAAAAACAAttatgatagtagagtgaaacagatattattacctcatatacatatatgactgcttgactgatgtgatcctgcaatatgtacaatcagaaaaatgagagattatactccatttatgtatgaactgtcaaaatgtgtaaatgcattctactgtcctgtataacaatttggaacaaaaaaaaatgttttaattaaaacaaaacagttaTAGTTGCTTCACAAAAGTTACTAAGTAGCATCAagttttgtcttaatttttattgctttgttttgttttgctactgTTTTCATACCTAAGCACTTAAGCATGGTTAGGCAAGTATAAAATACTTCGAAAAACAATATTTGTCACATTCTTCATCATGTCAGTAATGTATTGTCCtataatttcaataaatctttttaaaatttttttcttgcattttgaaatatttgtcacGTGGGCTTTTAGGAGAAGAATACAATGCTTAAGTCTGTCAGCTAAAATCCCACTTGGACACTTACACTAAGTTCCATTCAGGAAGGATCACACAGTGTTGAGCAGGATGTCAGCCACTCTGAGCATGCCTGAGGGTCATATGTCAATTCCACGCTACCAGCTCTGGTCAGAAGCTGTGAggccattttttttctcctccctttctgTGAGATCCTCTATTCAaagcataaatacattctactgga contains:
- the Il22ra2 gene encoding interleukin-22 receptor subunit alpha-2, whose amino-acid sequence is MMPKHCFLGFLVSFLLTGGEGIPPAHDALKPQRVQFRSRNFHNILHWQPGRTLTGNSSTYFVQYKMYGQRQWQNKEDCWGIQELFCDLTNETSDLQEPYYGRVRMASAGSYSDWSVTRRFIPWWEMKIDPPVINITQINGSSWVVLHTPNLPHKDEKGKNLSKENDYSLLYRVFMINNSLKKEQQVYEGARGVAEIEALTPHSGYCVVAEIYLPLLDRSSQRSEERCVGTP